In the genome of Rhopalosiphum padi isolate XX-2018 chromosome 1, ASM2088224v1, whole genome shotgun sequence, the window GGTGTATAACTATAACTTGTAGTGacgtttcatttattatattgttattagatCGAACAGAACTATGTTTTTCAAGTGAAATCAgtacatattatgaaaacacAAATTGTATTACCATTTTGTAAGAAACCGGTTAGTACTCGGTGCAAAATGAACTGTTCGGACGATGTCATGATGGAAATGGCAAGTGTTCAAAAGTTTGAAGGAAGTATTTTTGGCTTACATCAGTTCtggaaatatttaattgttatgagCTTATTTTGGATTAGCCAAGCAATCACTTGGAGTCTACAAGACCCTATATGCTTTGACCTTTTAGGTGAGTAattctaaacataaaattaataaatttttattttcctcgCCAATAAATGTTTGTTTGTGTTGAAGTTTTGATTTGACTTTAAGatagtaatagttatattacGATTTAATGATGCTATACGTATatcatatctattatctatataatacctacatggtagctcttaattattaataaatcaaattaggGATTAAAAGCAgaacagttattttttaaatattgtagtgtattttattttatttggaatttgttttacaatttatcTGGAcaattaagtacctaattaaatgTAGTATTAAAAGGAGTGTActgtatacatagtacatacacgTACAGTCGTACGTGATATTAtgtgatacaatataatttaatataagtcgttattatattatactaaaactgTACAactttagaataaaaaatatttgtatatcgcatggcacttaaaaaaattaacataaattctATGTAGGTACGAGCCACTACGAGGTATCTGGTACCTTGTATATTAGAAATTAGTATAACCATATGTACCAACTTAtatcgtttttaattattttacttataattcacaatagtttatttatttcattttttattagtaatatctggtatatttgtattttgttcctATTATTGTTTATCCGATTAATGTTGATTAATAGATGATAAGCCTGAAGATTTTGGCAAACAAAGGTGTTGGGGATCCATAAGTTGGGGACTTTTCTCTGTTTTTGGCGGAGTACTTGTTGATTATTTCAGTAATAGTAATTACCAAAAAAACTACGttccaatttattatttatgccttataataatactatgggATTTTGCCTTGGCTCACAAAATAGAAGTAAGTTTGTTGCATTACTTTACCTATTgagtaatatgtaaaaatacaacATAGTGTACTGTATAGTATTGTCATtatataatcgtttaaaattttaaaattatatatttaagataactGAGACAGTTGGATCTAAGAATACATTTTCAGacgtattcaaattaataactaatttcaaTGTTATAATCTATTTGATATGGATTATAGTGATGGGAATTTGCACATCAATGCCATGGAATTATCTATTTTGGTAGGTAAGAatgtaagataataattttatagtagctatatagtaggtatacgtatacaacgctatcataattaaaaataaaaacatataggcGGTGCCAAATTTTTCTCCAAATGTAAATGGCAAATATTAGGAAATCTTATATCTTGAATAGTGATtggtatcataaaattatttttaaaaataaaatttttatcgaTAACGGATtggatgttataaaataatttaggtataataatacaattttttgaagaatttatataaaagattatttcatgtatttaaTTAGAACTTGGTAGACGTAACAAAAAGTCTTCCCCCTCCCCTCACTTCTTGCAAGGTCTGCGTATGATGCCTATGAAATAATTGTGTACTCTTTAAgtgattttaagtaattttaagttGGATATTTTTATcggattatatttattgaatataatataatatttaatagtaagattgtataaaaaatgtatacaatatatttaatggtaaatgattattaatttcgtaacaactaaatttcaaatattaaatttaattgattttaataaacgaCAAAATTTATTGAATGCAATTAGATTTTAGAAAACAGCTTGTTTGTATTTTAGGTACATGGAGGACTTAACCCGAAAGTATCACAGTGATAAGCAATCTTGGATAAAAACTTTACAAGGTTTGGCTATAGGAATTCAATGTATTGGCGGTGAAATGCCGTTCTTATTTTTTTCCGGTTGGTTGATCAAACGAATTGGTTATACGTATTGCATGGTCTTAGGTCTTTTCACTTTTGCTATTAGATTCTACTTGTATTCTATTATAACTAACCCTATTTGGATACTGCCAGTCGAATTCACTAACGGAATTACATTTGGGTTGTGTCATGCCGTCTTAGTAGCATATGCTAGATTCATAGCTCCGCAAAGTTCTGCCACAACAGTAGTAGCGCTATCGGGAGCTCTATTCGAAGGTGTCGGtaagtgtaatattatgattcactgataaaaaaaaaggttacttTATATAAGACATATAATGATGTGTTTgcaataatatatgcaattgtttgattattactaataaatatttaatttaaatttatcgaaTGAGTCcgttgattaaaaattgtatacctaatctaaaacttaaatatatatatacacatttttttctttataaagttataaacacattataggtatatatacttaaCTTTTTTGCTCTCATAAAAATAGGCGTCAGACTGATTAGTAATGGAGTTCTAATATGaaagactttaaaaaaatatccaaaattttctcaaatgtttgtaaaaatattttttggattaataaaaacagaaaaaaaacataatatatcgtatgAACGTATGTTATAGTTAGTTTAGACCATTATGGGTTTGTACTTTTATCATGcctatatttttgtacaaaaataatgagTTTCAGGATTCAACAGGggagaattttttaaataactatttattaaaactgcaatatataataataattgtatagctcataaaaaatattgtttaaccaacttatttattcattatagcttatttgtatatattgtaaattaagtatttttcaataaaaaaaaaatggactgATTAATgcagttttttcaattttaaaaaacaaaagtatgaatacctatcatttttttttcaatattttttatttaaaatatgactacaatttgtataatataattttatttaattttccaggTATTTCTTTTGGTGGTGTGGTCGGTGGATTTTTGTACCAAACATATGGAGGAAAgcgaacatttaaattattttcttatggcTCATTAATAATGGGTATTTtg includes:
- the LOC132917311 gene encoding major facilitator superfamily domain-containing protein 6-like, with the protein product MLPIHIRINKRTLRMKFHYFLYMGGVASVQGFAPTIAKQLGYSPMVVGSVFTYLSMLSFFVKPIIGIIVDKFRVKRIIFLACVLLCGLTAFALKFVQKIPTEAVANLSCNTTTELHICSTNDDYLPQCDDSLFKIIKNSTETIECQLRCDQNELFRDEIDRSWNIIGYNITPNITYKNNELEYLNVTLIINATDQIEQNYVFQVKSVHIMKTQIVLPFCKKPVSTRCKMNCSDDVMMEMASVQKFEGSIFGLHQFWKYLIVMSLFWISQAITWSLQDPICFDLLDDKPEDFGKQRCWGSISWGLFSVFGGVLVDYFSNSNYQKNYVPIYYLCLIIILWDFALAHKIEITETVGSKNTFSDVFKLITNFNVIIYLIWIIVMGICTSMPWNYLFWYMEDLTRKYHSDKQSWIKTLQGLAIGIQCIGGEMPFLFFSGWLIKRIGYTYCMVLGLFTFAIRFYLYSIITNPIWILPVEFTNGITFGLCHAVLVAYARFIAPQSSATTVVALSGALFEGVGISFGGVVGGFLYQTYGGKRTFKLFSYGSLIMGILHVIFIKFTIKSN